One window from the genome of Corynebacterium sp. SCR221107 encodes:
- the aroA gene encoding 3-phosphoshikimate 1-carboxyvinyltransferase, giving the protein MEKRSANLWQAPYAGTPVEATVNIPGSKSITNRAFILAAIASSSSTIEGALRSRDTDLMMAALAAMGVGFQESSTTHGTASITVKVHPAPLHGGAVDCGLAGTVMRFVPPVAALAEGSVFFDGDPQARKRPMHQILEGLREAGVKVKGDGLPFEIDGDGHPKGGIVKIDASGSSQFVSGLLLAAPRYEMGLTVRHRGGRLPSLPHIEMTVDMLRRAGVTVDTSVENEWTVHPGPIGGGTWVIEPDLSNATPFLAAAAVTGGTVIIPGWPIRTTQPGDAIREILATMGCDVELMAAGSTYNLRVTGPEGGSLRGLDLDMSDIGELTPTVAALAAVATTPSRLSGIAHLRGHETDRLAALSHEINNLGGSCTELADGLRIEPATLHGGHWRSYADHRMATAGAIIGLRVTGVEVENIQTTSKTLPGFETMWANMLDSSAAGDLGDAN; this is encoded by the coding sequence ATGGAAAAGCGAAGTGCGAACTTGTGGCAGGCGCCGTACGCGGGCACGCCGGTCGAGGCAACGGTCAACATCCCCGGATCCAAGTCGATTACCAACCGAGCCTTCATTCTTGCCGCCATCGCATCTTCTTCCTCCACCATCGAAGGCGCGCTGCGCTCACGTGATACCGACCTCATGATGGCCGCACTGGCGGCGATGGGCGTGGGCTTCCAGGAATCCTCCACCACCCACGGCACCGCCTCTATCACCGTCAAGGTTCACCCTGCTCCCCTCCACGGCGGCGCTGTGGACTGCGGGCTGGCCGGCACGGTCATGCGCTTCGTTCCGCCCGTGGCGGCTTTGGCCGAGGGCTCCGTGTTCTTTGACGGTGACCCACAGGCCCGCAAACGCCCCATGCACCAGATCCTCGAAGGCCTGCGCGAAGCGGGCGTGAAAGTCAAGGGCGATGGCCTCCCCTTCGAAATCGACGGCGACGGGCACCCGAAAGGTGGCATCGTAAAAATCGATGCCTCCGGATCCTCCCAATTCGTCTCCGGTCTGCTGCTGGCGGCACCCCGCTACGAAATGGGGCTGACCGTGCGCCACCGCGGCGGGCGCCTGCCCAGCTTGCCGCACATCGAAATGACGGTGGACATGCTGCGCCGCGCCGGAGTCACGGTCGACACCAGCGTGGAGAATGAATGGACCGTGCACCCCGGCCCCATCGGCGGCGGCACGTGGGTCATCGAGCCTGACCTTTCCAACGCCACCCCCTTCCTTGCGGCGGCTGCGGTCACCGGTGGCACGGTCATCATCCCCGGCTGGCCGATTCGCACCACCCAACCCGGCGACGCCATCCGGGAGATTCTTGCCACGATGGGCTGCGATGTGGAGCTCATGGCCGCAGGCAGCACCTACAATCTTCGCGTCACCGGCCCGGAGGGCGGTTCGCTGCGCGGACTCGACCTTGACATGTCCGACATCGGCGAGCTGACCCCCACTGTGGCCGCGCTGGCGGCAGTGGCCACTACGCCTTCCCGGCTGAGCGGCATAGCGCACCTGCGCGGGCACGAGACCGACCGGCTGGCAGCACTCAGTCACGAGATCAACAACCTAGGTGGCTCATGCACGGAGCTTGCCGACGGACTGCGCATCGAACCCGCAACCCTGCACGGCGGCCACTGGCGCTCCTATGCCGACCACCGCATGGCCACCGCTGGCGCCATCATCGGCCTCAGGGTCACAGGCGTGGAGGTCGAAAACATCCAGACCACCTCCAAGACTCTGCCTGGTTTTGAGACCATGTGGGCGAACATGCTTGATAGCAGCGCCGCCGGGGATCTCGGGGACGCGAACTAA
- a CDS encoding SOS response-associated peptidase, producing MCGRFVLFSSEESLLRVPGFQEVHAPAGLPPARYNVAPTQIIPILRPGTTPTEALVEPARWGLLPHWKKDESGPPLFNARAETVTAKPSFRDAFKHSRCLIPMDGYYEWHTDPETREKTPYWISTGQLVWVAGLWATGLDRLSATMITTASRPPLDWVHDRMPRFLLPDEYATWLFGTPNEAATLLHPVGEDLLNSFSVRTADKAVGNVRNDYPELIAVQGEPDDGQV from the coding sequence ATGTGCGGAAGATTCGTATTGTTCAGCTCCGAGGAGTCCCTGTTGCGGGTACCCGGCTTTCAGGAGGTGCACGCCCCGGCGGGGCTGCCACCGGCGCGCTATAACGTCGCACCCACCCAGATCATTCCGATCCTGCGCCCGGGCACGACTCCCACCGAGGCCCTGGTCGAACCCGCGCGCTGGGGGTTGCTTCCGCATTGGAAGAAGGATGAGTCCGGGCCGCCGTTGTTTAACGCCCGCGCAGAAACCGTGACTGCCAAGCCAAGCTTCCGCGACGCGTTCAAACACAGTCGGTGCCTCATCCCGATGGATGGCTACTACGAATGGCACACCGACCCCGAGACGCGGGAGAAAACGCCGTATTGGATCTCGACCGGACAGCTCGTGTGGGTGGCCGGCCTGTGGGCTACCGGCCTCGACCGCCTTTCGGCGACCATGATTACCACCGCCTCACGCCCGCCGCTGGATTGGGTACACGATCGGATGCCGCGTTTTTTGCTTCCCGACGAATACGCGACCTGGCTTTTCGGCACCCCCAACGAGGCAGCCACCCTGTTGCATCCGGTAGGCGAAGACCTGCTCAACAGCTTCAGCGTGAGGACCGCCGACAAGGCGGTAGGCAACGTGCGCAACGACTACCCCGAGCTCATCGCGGTCCAGGGCGAACCCGACGACGGTCAGGTTTAA
- a CDS encoding sigma-70 family RNA polymerase sigma factor, whose product MVAKTPPAPGSALAKRFEQEALPLLDQLYGGALRMTRNPADAEDLVQETYVKAFQAFDSFKEGTNLKAWLYRIMTNAYINTYRKKQRQPYQSSTEDVTDYQLLETSSHESTGLESAEVEALKNLPDQQIANAMNALSDEYRMVVYYADVEGLPYKEIAEIMGTPLGTVMSRLHRGRKQLRDALKGVAHEHGIGLGTKASPRAEKAKTHD is encoded by the coding sequence GTGGTAGCAAAGACCCCGCCCGCGCCAGGTTCTGCCTTGGCCAAGCGGTTTGAGCAGGAAGCCCTGCCGCTTCTGGACCAGCTCTACGGTGGCGCCTTGCGCATGACCCGTAACCCGGCTGACGCCGAGGACCTCGTACAGGAAACGTACGTGAAGGCTTTCCAGGCCTTCGACTCCTTCAAGGAAGGTACCAACCTAAAGGCGTGGCTGTACCGAATCATGACCAACGCCTATATCAATACCTATCGCAAGAAGCAGCGTCAGCCCTACCAATCCTCCACCGAGGACGTGACGGACTATCAGCTGTTGGAGACGTCCTCGCACGAGTCGACCGGGCTGGAGTCAGCGGAGGTTGAAGCCCTAAAGAACCTCCCTGACCAGCAAATCGCCAACGCGATGAACGCCCTGTCGGACGAGTACCGCATGGTGGTCTACTACGCCGACGTGGAAGGTCTGCCCTACAAAGAGATCGCCGAAATCATGGGCACACCCCTGGGCACAGTCATGTCCCGCCTGCACCGCGGAAGAAAACAGCTGCGTGACGCGTTGAAAGGCGTAGCCCACGAACACGGGATCGGGTTAGGTACGAAGGCGTCCCCACGAGCGGAGAAAGCGAAGACTCATGACTAA
- the rsrA gene encoding mycothiol system anti-sigma-R factor gives MTNDGAQNCGCNCEELHLHMYALLDRELTADECSRLERHLASCPECRARFEAEADLRKLLKKCCCGPAPTTLREKITYSIRLEGFIVSE, from the coding sequence ATGACTAATGACGGTGCACAAAACTGCGGCTGTAACTGCGAGGAGCTGCACCTGCACATGTATGCCCTGCTCGACCGCGAGCTGACCGCAGATGAGTGCTCGCGCCTGGAGCGCCACCTCGCCTCCTGCCCCGAGTGTCGTGCTCGCTTCGAGGCCGAGGCAGACTTGCGCAAGCTGCTCAAGAAGTGCTGTTGCGGCCCCGCCCCGACCACGCTGCGTGAGAAGATCACCTATTCCATCCGGCTGGAGGGTTTCATCGTCAGCGAGTGA
- the ybaK gene encoding Cys-tRNA(Pro) deacylase — translation MSKKKQPHAATPALKILEEEGIAHSVSTFEGGTDHFGDQAAAALDVDPERIFKTLVIDLTAGKGPKRELAVCCLPVTSKLSLKKAAAAFGASKATMADQNDAAKSSGYIPGGISPIGQKNPLPTVIDETAQLWDTIFVSGGRRGLDVELSPDDLAQVVGATFVDVEAE, via the coding sequence ATGAGCAAGAAGAAGCAGCCACACGCGGCGACCCCCGCCCTCAAGATCCTGGAGGAGGAAGGCATTGCGCATTCGGTGAGCACCTTTGAAGGCGGCACCGACCACTTCGGCGATCAGGCGGCGGCAGCCCTCGACGTCGATCCCGAGCGTATATTCAAGACCCTGGTCATCGACCTGACCGCAGGAAAAGGCCCCAAGCGCGAGCTCGCCGTGTGCTGTCTGCCGGTCACCTCCAAGCTCAGCCTCAAGAAGGCGGCCGCGGCCTTTGGTGCCTCCAAGGCCACAATGGCTGACCAAAATGACGCGGCCAAGTCCTCCGGCTACATCCCCGGCGGGATCTCCCCCATCGGTCAGAAGAACCCACTGCCCACCGTCATCGACGAGACCGCGCAGCTCTGGGACACCATCTTCGTCTCCGGCGGGCGTCGTGGGCTCGACGTAGAGCTAAGCCCCGACGACCTAGCTCAGGTGGTGGGGGCGACGTTCGTCGATGTGGAGGCCGAATAG
- the rsgA gene encoding ribosome small subunit-dependent GTPase A, which translates to MARSTRYRGGRGSFDESDVKVRPGKGSRPRTKDRPTHDDAEFGMVVTKDRGRWGVVLDGCEEPVVCMRAREMGRTPVEVGDRVGVVGDTTGRPGSLARIVKLAERTSVLRRTADDTDPYERIVVANASQLLIVCAVADPPPRSGFVERALVAAFVGNLQPVICLTKSDLADPTEFAAEFAALNVPVVVCGIEDPLDPVNEIVDGTLTALIGHSGVGKSTLVNRLVPDAFRETGEVSGVGKGRHTSTQAVALRLPHGGWIIDTPGIRSFGLAHVDADTVIGVFEDLAKAVEDCPRGCTHMGPPADPECKLDEFDPDSATGRRVQAVRKLLGALRTNVDWES; encoded by the coding sequence ATGGCCCGTTCCACCCGCTACCGCGGCGGGCGCGGCAGCTTCGACGAATCCGATGTGAAGGTGCGACCGGGCAAGGGTTCGCGCCCGCGCACGAAGGATCGTCCCACCCATGATGACGCCGAGTTTGGAATGGTGGTCACCAAAGACCGCGGCCGGTGGGGGGTCGTGCTTGACGGGTGCGAGGAGCCGGTGGTGTGCATGCGCGCGCGGGAGATGGGACGCACCCCCGTTGAGGTCGGCGACCGCGTGGGTGTTGTCGGGGATACTACTGGGCGTCCCGGCTCGCTGGCGCGCATCGTCAAGCTCGCCGAACGCACCTCCGTGTTACGCCGCACCGCCGACGACACCGACCCCTATGAGCGCATCGTGGTGGCTAACGCCTCCCAGCTACTCATCGTGTGCGCCGTGGCCGACCCGCCGCCGCGCTCGGGTTTTGTGGAACGCGCGCTCGTCGCCGCGTTCGTGGGCAATTTGCAGCCTGTTATCTGCCTGACCAAGTCAGACCTCGCCGATCCCACCGAGTTCGCCGCCGAATTCGCCGCCTTGAATGTGCCGGTGGTGGTTTGTGGCATCGAGGATCCCCTTGATCCAGTTAACGAGATCGTCGATGGCACGCTCACCGCGCTCATCGGCCACTCCGGGGTGGGCAAATCCACCCTAGTCAATCGCCTCGTCCCCGATGCTTTCCGGGAGACCGGTGAGGTCTCCGGCGTGGGCAAGGGGCGGCACACCTCCACCCAGGCTGTTGCGCTGCGCTTGCCGCATGGCGGCTGGATCATCGATACCCCCGGCATCCGCTCTTTCGGCCTCGCCCACGTTGACGCCGATACCGTCATCGGCGTGTTCGAGGATTTAGCCAAAGCCGTCGAGGACTGCCCGCGCGGCTGCACCCACATGGGTCCTCCCGCCGACCCCGAGTGCAAGCTCGACGAGTTCGACCCCGACTCCGCCACCGGGCGCCGCGTGCAGGCAGTACGCAAGCTCCTCGGCGCGCTGCGCACCAACGTGGACTGGGAGAGCTAG